One region of Brassica napus cultivar Da-Ae chromosome A10, Da-Ae, whole genome shotgun sequence genomic DNA includes:
- the LOC106419013 gene encoding dehydration-responsive element-binding protein 2A-like, which yields MLVGPKMAVYEHNKTEFDTTKKRKTRSRRDGTTVADRIKMWKEYNDTVQESPTKKRKVPAKGSKKGCMKGKGGPENGGCSFRGVRQRTWGKWVAEIREPNRGSRLWLGTFPTAEKAAAAYDEAAKAMYGPLARVNFPQASVSDVASTSSRSEVCTVETPGVVHVKTEDADCESPMARVENDVHEGAEEMKMDVNVHAAVDTPSKDWLSEIEQEYWTGLLEEKQKQKEQEMVAAGNFQKQPDALSVSDYGWPADLYQNQWNSLEMFDVSELLGDLNGDIFTDTKQSQCLGDNVGGGLPEPEKEQLQSLGSNYRLSPLQHEAQDGSDFFDLSFLDVKN from the coding sequence ATGCTTGTGGGACCAAAGATGGCAGTGTACGAGCATAATAAAACTGAATTTGATACAACCAAGAAAAGGAAAACGAGAAGTAGGCGTGATGGTACTACAGTGGCTGATAGGATCAAGATGTGGAAAGAGTATAACGACACTGTACAAGAGAGTCCAACCAAGAAACGGAAAGTTCCTGCGAAGGGGTCGAAGAAAGGGTGTATGAAAGGCAAAGGAGGACCTGAGAACGGTGGGTGTAGTTTCAGGGGAGTTAGGCAACGGACTTGGGGTAAGTGGGTTGCTGAGATTAGGGAGCCGAACAGAGGGAGCAGGCTTTGGCTTGGTACTTTCCCTACAGCTGAGAAAGCTGCGGCTGCTTATGATGAGGCGGCTAAGGCTATGTATGGTCCGCTTGCTCGTGTTAATTTCCCTCAGGCTTCTGTTTCTGATGTGGCGAGTACTTCGAGTCGGTCTGAGGTTTGTACGGTTGAGACTCCCGGAGTTGTTCATGTGAAAACAGAGGATGCGGATTGTGAATCGCCCATGGCTCGTGTGGAGAATGATGTCCATGAGGGTGCAGAAGAGATGAAGATGGATGTTAATGTACATGCCGCTGTAGATACTCCAAGCAAGGATTGGTTGAGCGAGATCGAACAGGAGTATTGGACTGGGCTTCTGGAGGAGAAGCAGAAACAGAAGGAACAAGAGATGGTTGCAGCAGGGAACTTTCAGAAACAGCCGGATGCACTCTCTGTTTCAGATTACGGTTGGCCTGCGGATCTGTATCAGAATCAGTGGAACTCTTTGGAGATGTTTGATGTTTCTGAGCTTCTTGGTGATCTAAATGGCGACATTTTTACAGACACGAAGCAGAGCCAATGCCTGGGAGACAATGTTGGAGGAGGTTTACCTGAACCCGAGAAGGAACAGCTGCAAAGCCTTGGCTCAAACTACAGATTGTCTCCGTTGCAGCACGAGGCACAAGATGGTAGTGACTTCTTCGATCTGAGTTTCTTGGATGTGAAGAACTGA
- the LOC106419061 gene encoding heavy metal-associated isoprenylated plant protein 36-like, with protein sequence MTNVVEMKVNLHCDECIRKILKAIKKIEDIETYDVDTQLNKVTVTGNVTDEQVIKVLQKVRKTAVKWDQANQTLFPN encoded by the exons ATGACTAAT GTTGTGGAGATGAAAGTGAATTTGCATTGCGACGAATGCATCAGGAAAATACTGAAAGCCATTAAGAAAATAGAAG ATATAGAGACATACGATGTGGACACACAGCTCAACAAAGTGACCGTCACTGGAAATGTAACAGACGAACAAGTCATTAAGGTTCTTCAAAAGGTGAGGAAAACTGCTGTTAAATGGGACCAAGCCAATCAAACCCTCTTCCCCAACTAG
- the LOC106419094 gene encoding peroxidase 52 isoform X2 — MASNNLFIAILAIVVTLSLQGDNNNVVRSTVKSAVDSQPRTGASILRLFFHDCFVNGCDGSILLDDTSSFTGEQNANPNRNSARGFNVIDNIKTAVEAACPGVVSCADILAIAARDSVVLLGGPNWNVKVGRRDARTASQAAANNNIPAPTSSLSQLISSFSAVGLSTRDMVALSGAHTIGQSRCTNFRTRVYNETNINAAFATLRQRSCPRAAGSGDGNLAPLDVNSANTFDNSYFKNLVAQRGLLHSDQELFNGGSTDSIVTGYSNNPSSFSSDFTAAMIKMGDISPLTGSSGEIRKVCGRTN; from the exons ATGGCTTCAAATAACCTTTTCATTGCCATTTTAGCTATCGTTGTAACACTCTCACTGCAAGGTGATAACAATAACGT CGTCCGATCAACCGTTAAATCTGCCGTTGACAGCCAGCCTCGAACGGGTGCATCTATCCTCCGTCTCTTTTTCCACGATTGCTTCGTCAAC GGATGCGACGGTTCTATTCTACTAGATGACACATCAAGCTTTACGGGAGAACAAAACGCGAACCCAAACCGCAATTCTGCTCGTGGGTTTAATGTGATAGACAACATTAAAACAGCGGTTGAAGCAGCATGTCCCGGGGTTGTGTCTTGTGCTGATATCTTAGCCATCGCAGCTAGAGACTCTGTTGTACTC CTTGGAGGGCCAAACTGGAATGTGAAAGTAGGAAGAAGAGATGCGAGAACGGCGAGTCAAGCCGCAGCTAATAATAACATCCCAGCGCCAACTTCGAGCCTAAGCCAGCTTATTAGTAGTTTCAGCGCCGTTGGACTCTCCACCAGAGACATGGTTGCTCTCTCCG gtgcaCACACGATCGGACAATCACGTTGCACTAACTTCCGAACAAGAGTCTACAACGAGACAAATATCAACGCTGCCTTCGCCACCTTAAGACAGAGATCTTGTCCGAGAGCTGCCGGCTCCGGCGACGGAAACCTAGCTCCACTCGACGTCAACTCAGCGAATACTTTCGACAACAGCTACTTCAAGAACCTTGTGGCTCAGCGAGGTCTCCTACATTCCGACCAGGAGCTCTTCAACGGTGGTTCAACCGACTCCATAGTCACTGGATACAGCAACAACCCGTCGAGCTTTAGCTCAGACTTCACGGCGGCGATGATCAAGATGGGTGATATCAGCCCCTTGACCGGTAGTAGCGGCGAGATCAGGAAAGTTTGCGGGAGAACCAACTAA
- the LOC111201517 gene encoding cytochrome b-c1 complex subunit 8-2, mitochondrial: MGKQPVKLKAVVYALSPFQQKIMTGLWKDLPEKIHHKVSENWISTILLLAPVIGTYSYAQHYMEKEKLEHRF, translated from the exons ATGGGAAAGCAGCCGGTGAAATTGAAGGCGGTGGTTTACGCGTTGTCGCCGTTTCAGCAGAAGATCATGACCGGTCTATGGAAGGATCTGCCGGAGAAGATCCACCACAAGGTCTCTGAGAATTGGATCAGCACTATTCTCCTCCTCGCTCCCGTCATCGGAACCTACTC GTATGCTCAACACTACATGGAAAAGGAGAAGCTGGAGCACAGGTTCTAA
- the LOC106419184 gene encoding PRA1 family protein B3-like, translated as MANPSTLPISDHSGGSPPQQPVSTPAFRTFLSRLSASIRQSLSQRRPWLELVDRSAISRPDSLADAYSRIRRNIPYFKVNYVTIVSLVLALSLLSHPLSLLVLLCLFGAWIFLYLFRQSDQPLVVLGRTFSDREMLAVLVILTIVVVFLTSVGSLLTTALMIGFGIVCLHGAFRAPEDLFLDEQEPANIGLLSFLSGAATSAAVAAASAPASARV; from the coding sequence ATGGCCAATCCGTCAACGTTGCCGATCTCAGATCATTCCGGCGGCTCCCCACCTCAGCAACCCGTCTCCACACCGGCGTTCCGCACATTCCTCTCCCGCCTCTCGGCGTCGATCCGCCAAAGCCTATCGCAGCGACGTCCGTGGCTCGAGCTCGTAGATCGGAGCGCGATTTCGCGGCCGGATTCTCTCGCCGACGCCTATTCCCGGATCCGGAGGAACATCCCTTACTTCAAGGTGAACTACGTGACGATCGTCTCCTTGGTGCTCGCGCTCTCGCTCCTCTCGCATCCCCTCTCTCTCCTCGTCCTCCTCTGCCTCTTCGGCGCGTGGATCTTCCTCTACCTATTCCGCCAGTCCGATCAGCCGCTCGTTGTCCTCGGCCGCACGTTCTCGGATCGCGAAATGCTCGCCGTTTTGGTCATCTTGACGATCGTCGTCGTGTTCTTGACCAGCGTCGGATCTTTATTGACCACTGCTCTGATGATCGGATTCGGAATCGTGTGTTTACACGGCGCGTTTAGAGCCCCGGAGGATCTTTTCTTGGACGAGCAGGAGCCTGCGAATATCGGATTGTTGTCTTTCCTCAGCGGAGCCGCTACCTCCGCCGCAGTTGCCGCCGCTTCGGCTCCTGCGTCAGCTCGTGTTTGA
- the LOC106419030 gene encoding uncharacterized protein LOC106419030 codes for MTEERDEASHSSSSNFRERIRDIKWASLVKMSKQWLRNPLNMALFLWILVVAVSGAILFMVMTGMLNAVLPKKSQRDVWFEVNNQILNALFTLMCLYQHPKRFYHLVLLCRWKQEEDDAKALEKVYCEKGARKPNERFHMMVVVLLLHLNCFAQYALCGLNLGFRRSERPPVGVGICVSFAIAAPAAAGLYTILSPLGKEYGDEENPVDSKVSLERRYSFASRDDESDLEWRGGVLDIWEDIKVSYLSLLCTFCVFGWNMERIGFGNMYVHIATFVLFCLAPFFIFNLAAINIDNEVVREGLGYMGIVLCVFGLLYGGFWRIQMRKRFKLPGYSFCCGRPAVADCTLWLFCCWCSLAQEVRTANAYEIVEDKLCKRREEEVIKVDEDGVVDPSCLPEKMNTTMASSSSISLSRPSGDEALSPPSPPFIHREAT; via the coding sequence ATGACAGAAGAAAGAGATGAAGCTTCACACTCAAGCAGCAGCAACTTCCGCGAAAGAATCAGAGATATCAAGTGGGCTTCACTTGTCAAAATGTCCAAACAATGGCTAAGAAACCCACTCAACATGGCTCTCTTCTTATGGATCCTAGTAGTCGCCGTCTCTGGAGCCATCCTCTTCATGGTCATGACAGGCATGTTAAACGCCGTCTTACCCAAAAAGTCACAGAGAGACGTCTGGTTCGAAGTCAACAACCAAATCCTCAACGCACTCTTCACTCTCATGTGTCTGTACCAGCACCCGAAACGGTTTTACCACCTCGTCCTCCTCTGTCGttggaagcaagaagaagatgatgctaAAGCGCTTGAGAAGGTCTACTGCGAGAAGGGAGCTCGCAAACCCAACGAAAGGTTCCACATGATGGTGGTTGTTCTCTTGCTTCATTTAAACTGTTTCGCGCAGTACGCGCTTTGTGGTTTAAACTTGGGGTTTAGAAGATCAGAGAGACCTCCCGTTGGTGTAGGTATATGCGTGTCTTTTGCGATAGCTGCTCCTGCTGCTGCTGGTTTGTACACCATCCTTAGCCCCCTTGGGAAAGAGTATGGAGACGAGGAGAATCCTGTGGATAGTAAGGTGTCTCTAGAGAGGAGATACTCGTTTGCTTCTAGGGATGATGAGAGTGATCTTGAGTGGAGAGGAGGAGTTCTTGACATATGGGAAGATATTAAAGTTTCATACCTCTCGCTGCTTTGTACTTTCTGTGTGTTTGGTTGGAACATGGAGAGGATTGGGTTTGGGAACATGTACGTTCACATTGCCACTTTTGTTCTCTTCTGTTTGGCTCCTTTCTTTATATTCAACTTGGCTGCTATCAACATCGACAACGAGGTGGTTAGAGAAGGGCTTGGATACATGGGGATTGTGCTTTGCGTGTTTGGTTTGTTATACGGTGGGTTTTGGAGGATTCAGATGAGGAAGAGGTTTAAGTTGCCGGGTTATAGCTTTTGTTGCGGGAGGCCTGCGGTTGCTGATTGTACGCTTTGGTTGTTTTGTTGCTGGTGCTCTTTGGCTCAGGAAGTGAGGACTGCTAATGCTTATGAGATTGTGGAGGATAAGCTTTGTAAAAGAAGAGAGGAGGAGGTGATCAAGGTTGATGAAGATGGTGTGGTGGATCCGAGTTGTTTGCCTGAGAAGATGAATACAACTATGGCTAGCTCTTCTTCTATTAGCTTGAGCAGACCGAGTGGTGATGAAGCTCTAAGTCCACCTTCTCCTCCGTTCATACACAGAGAAGCTACTTAG
- the LOC106419023 gene encoding uncharacterized protein LOC106419023, which translates to MGKSILSTVRFAELAIRLSSENPSRRPTTPPRNKVFVKKARETKLGDYSNLVKLEKAGSHSGSNPAPPGSDPTRVPLAQVVEDCVRRWFQDTLKEAKSGDVGMQVLVGQMYCSGYGIPKDEHKGRAWINKASRTRSSAWQVSDKPPGYNASDSDSNDKKE; encoded by the exons ATGGGGAAATCGATCCTAAGTACGGTCAGATTCGCAGAGTTGGCAATTAGACTTTCTTCCGAGAATCCAAGCAGACGACCCACCACTCCTCCACGTAACAAAGTCTTCGTCAAGAAGGCGAGAGAGACGAAGCTCGGCGATTACTCCAATCTCGTTAAGCTGGAGAAGGCGGGATCGCACTCGGGTTCGAATCCCGCTCCTCCGGGTTCGGATCCGACTCGGGTTCCTCTCGCTCAGGTCGTGGAGGATTGCGTGAGGCGGTGGTTCCAGGACACGCTCAAGGAAGCCAAATCGGGAGACGTTGGTATGCAGGTCTTGGTTGGGCAGATGTATTGCAGCGGATATGGGATCCCTAAAGACGAACACAAG GGTCGTGCTTGGATCAACAAAGCTTCAAGAACTCGATCATCAGCTTGGCAAGTGAGTGATAAGCCTCCAG GTTATAATGCAAGCGATTCTGATTCCAATGATAAGAAAGAATGA
- the LOC106419040 gene encoding high mobility group B protein 7-like — protein MAIRPRTRKRVEAVRRAADGSAFEKCEECGVMIAIALFDMHECGGEKRREVKRFKCVSSVKIDDDISKPSFEDEPRSPFVFFLEDFRKSYDGNMVEASRICFTVWKNMSGEDQRPFIARAVKVDLAHNRKLKEEVQSVMHKIDDEADSKAVGKFDKDHEEEEEEYGSSDHFEQEFWEDDTLLKY, from the exons ATGGCGATTCGGCCGAGAACACGTAAAAGAGTTGAAGCTGTTCGTCGTGCTGCTGATGGAAGCGCTTTTGAGAAATG TGAGGAATGTGGTGTTATGATCGCGATTGCTCTGTTTGATATGCACGAGTGCGGCGGAGAGAAACGAAGGGAAGTGAAGAGGTTCAAGTGCGTTTCGAGTGTCAAGATCGATGATGATATATCGAAACCAAGCTTCGAAGATGAACCTAGATCACCATTTGTCTTCTTCTT agagGATTTTAGGAAAAGCTACGATGGGAACATGGTGGAAGCTAGCAGAATATGTTTCACGGTGTGGAAGAACATGTCAGGAGAG GATCAAAGACCCTTCATAGCTCGTGCTGTAAAAGTTGATTTGGCCCACAACAGGAAATTAAAAGAAGAAGTTCAAAGTGTAATGCATAAG ATAGATGATGAGGCGGATTCAAAAGCTGTTGGGAAATTTGATAAG GATcatgaagaggaggaggaggaataTGGTTCATCTGATCATTTCGAACAAGAGTTTTG GGAGGACGATACTCTGCTGAAGTACTGA
- the LOC106419215 gene encoding DEAD-box ATP-dependent RNA helicase 18, with amino-acid sequence MDPSPNTNEALTETRFSDLKPPLSEDIIEALLRSGPPGFEFCTPVQAATIPLLCSHKDVAVDAATGSGKTLAFVLPLVEILRRSTSYPPKPHQVMGVIISPTRELSTQIYNVAQPFVSTLPNVNSVLLVGGRDVRADMKIIEEEGCNLLIGTPGRLSDIMERMDILDFRNLEILILDEADRLLEMGFQKQVNSIISRLPKQRRTGLFSATQTEGVEEMAKAGLRNPVRVEVRAESKSASLTNSKIPFGLHLEYLVCEADKKSSQLVDLLVRNKNKKLIVYFMTCACVDYWGLVLSKIPALKSISLIPIHGDKKQNARDKALASFTKASSGVLLCTDVAARGLDIPGIDYVVQYDPPQDPKMFNHRVGRTARLGKEGRSIVFLLPEEEDYVEFMRRRGVFCQEKKCSEEASDVIPIIRSLAMKDRAVYEKGKRAFVSFVHGYKEHECSYILRWQSLEIGKLAMGYGLLHVPSMSEVKQKRLSSEGFSPVEGVLKFEDIKFKDKSKEKQRKQNLQAKKEKLEDKKRERDKKNSKKAVNASSATADSKKRKLTGKQRQTIQTAEDEEEMARDYRLLKKLKKGSIEEDDFAKLTGADDF; translated from the exons ATGGATCCATCGCCGAACACTAACGAAGCGTTGACGGAGACGCGTTTCTCCGACCTAAAACCTCCACTATCCGAAGATATCATCGAGGCGCTTCTCCGGTCCGGACCCCCCGGTTTCGAGTTCTGTACTCCGGTTCAGGCCGCGACGATCCCTTTACTCTGCAGCCATAAGGATGTCGCCGTCGACGCCGCCACCGGTTCTGGAAAAACCCTGGCTTTCGTCCTCCCTTTAGTAGAGATTCTCCGTCGTTCCACTTCTTACCCGCCGAAACCTCACCAG GTTATGGGGGTGATTATATCGCCAACGAGAGAGCTATCAACGCAGATATATAACGTGGCGCAGCCCTTTGTTTCGACTCTACCAAATGTGAACTCTGTGCTGCTTGTTGGAGGCCGAGATGTGAGAGCTGACATGAAGATTATagaagaagaaggatgcaaTCTCTTAATCGGCACGCCTGGGAGGCTCTCTGATATAATGGAACGAATGGATATTCTTGATTTCAGAAATCTTGAG ATACTTATCTTAGATGAGGCAGATAGGCTTTTGGAGATGGGATTCCAGAAGCAGGTGAACAGCATTATATCTCGCTTGCCAAAGCAACGTAGGACTGGCCTCTTTTCAGCTACACAGACAGAAGGCGTCGAGGAGATGGCCAAGGCTGGGCTTAGGAACCCTGTGAGAGTCGAAGTTCGAGCTGAGTCAAAGTCGGCATCATTGACGAACTCGAAAATACCTTTTGGTCTGCACCTTGAG TATTTGGTATGCGAGGCAGATAAGAAATCATCACAACTAGTGGATCTCCTCGTCcggaataaaaacaaaaagcttATAGT CTACTTCATGACTTGTGCTTGTGTTGATTACTGGGGACTCGTTCTTTCAAAAATCCCTGCCCTGAAGTCCATTTCTTTAATTCCTATCCATGGGGATAAGAAGCAG AATGCAAGAGACAAGGCGTTGGCTTCGTTTACTAAAGCATCAAGCGGTGTCCTTTTGTGCACTGATGTCGCTGCACGTGGACTTGACATTCCAGGCATTGATTACGTAGTTCAG TATGATCCACCACAAGACCCAAAGATGTTCAACCATAGGGTTGGCAGAACTGCAAGATTGGGAAAAGAAGGAAGGTCCATTGTTTTTCTACTGCCTGAG GAAGAAGACTATGTAGAGTTTATGCGGAGAAGAGGAGTCTTTTGTCAAGAGAAAAAATGTTCTGAGGAAGCATCCGATGTCATCCCGATT ATACGTTCACTAGCCATGAAGGACCGGGCAGTGTATGAGAAGGGAAAAAGGGCATTTGTTTCCTTTGTCCATGGTTATAAGGAGCATGAATGCTCTTACATTTTAAG ATGGCAAAGCCTTGAAATCGGAAAGTTAGCCATGGGATATGGACTCTTACATGTTCCATCAATGTCTGAAGTGAAACAAAAAAGACTGTCCAGTGAGGGTTTCTCACCCGTTGAAGGCGTCCTCAAGTTTGAAGATATAAAATTCAA GGACAAGTCTAAGGAGAAGCAAAGAAAGCAAAACTTACAAGCAAAGAAAGAGAAGCTGGAAgataagaaaagagagagagacaagaaaAACTCGAAAAAGGCGGTTAATGCTTCTTCTGCTACGGCAGATTCTAAGAAAAGAAAGCTAACAGGAAAGCAAAGACAAACCATCCAAACagctgaagatgaagaagagatggCTCGAGATTACCGGTTACTGAAGAAACTGAAGAAAGGTTCaattgaagaagatgatttTGCTAAACTTACAGGAGCTGATGACTTTTAA
- the LOC106419221 gene encoding laccase-12-like, with product MTSLYAFSCLFFFCSLLSASSIIAKVQHHNFVIQETPVKRLCKTRNAITVNGMFPGPTLEVNDGDTLEVKVLNRARYNITIHWHGVRQMRTGWADGPEFVTQCPIRPGKSYTYRFTIQGQEGTLWWHAHSSWLRATVYGALIIHPALGSSFPFPKPDRQTALVLGEWWDANPVDVINQATRTGAAPNISDAYTINGQPGDLYNCSNKETVVVPVNSGETSLLRVINAALNQPLFFTVANHKLTVVGADASYLKPFTTKVLMLGPGQTTDVLLTADQPPKRYYMAARAYQSAQNAPFDNTTTTAILHYRNTTKTSLPITPSLPAFNDTNTVTSFSRKFKSLRNVVVPKTIDENLFFTIGLGLDNCPKNFPKNRCQGLNGTRFTASMNNVSFVLPSNFSLLQAHSNGIPGVFTTDFPAKPPVKFDYTGNNISRGLFQPVKGTKLYKLKYGTRVQIVLQDTNIVTSENHPIHLHGYDFYIVAEGFGNFNPKKDNSKFNLVDPPLRNTVAVPVNGWAVIRFVADNPGVWLMHCHLDVHIKWGLGMAFLVENGVGDLETLEAAPHDLPVC from the exons ATGACGTCCCTTTACGCATTCTCttgcttatttttcttttgttcccTTCTCTCCGCTTCATCGATCATCGCTAAAGTTCAACACCATAACTTCGTC ATACAAGAGACACCAGTGAAGAGGCTGTGCAAGACCCGTAATGCTATCACCGTTAACGGAATGTTTCCTGGACCCACACTTGAAGTCAATGACGGTGACACTCTTGAAGTCAAAGTCCTTAACCGTGCCCGTTACAATATCACCATCCACTG GCATGGTGTGAGGCAGATGAGAACTGGATGGGCTGATGGGCCTGAATTTGTGACCCAATGCCCAATCCGACCCGGAAAGAGCTACACATACCGTTTCACTATCCAAGGCCAAGAAGGAACATTGTGGTGGCACGCACATAGCTCCTGGCTCCGAGCCACCGTCTACGGTGCACTCATCATCCACCCAGCCCTTGGTTCCTCTTTTCCCTTCCCTAAACCGGACCGTCAAACCGCTCTCGTACTCG GGGAATGGTGGGATGCAAATCCCGTTGATGTAATAAACCAAGCAACTCGAACCGGAGCTGCTCCAAATATATCCGATGCTTATACCATCAATGGTCAACCCGGTGATCTCTATAATTGCTCAAACAAAG AGACTGTTGTAGTACCGGTAAACTCAGGTGAAACAAGTCTACTACGAGTGATCAACGCAGCTCTAAACCAACCACTATTTTTCACGGTGGCTAACCACAAACTCACTGTGGTCGGAGCCGACGCATCCTACCTCAAACCATTCACCACAAAGGTCCTCATGTTAGGTCCGGGTCAAACCACCGACGTACTTCTAACCGCAGACCAACCGCCCAAACGCTATTACATGGCAGCCAGAGCATACCAAAGCGCTCAAAACGCACCGTTTGACAACACTACAACAACAGCCATTCTCCATTACAGAAACACGACAAAAACTTCTCTACCGATCACACCGTCTTTGCCTGCCTTCAACGACACGAACACCGTGACGTCATTCTCAAGAAAATTCAAATCTCTTCGAAACGTCGTCGTACCAAAAACAATTGACGAGAACTTGTTCTTCACCATCGGCTTAGGCCTCGATAACTGTCCCAAGAACTTTCCCAAGAACCGGTGCCAAGGCTTAAACGGAACCCGGTTTACCGCCTCAATGAACAACGTCTCGTTTGTTCTACCGTCGAACTTCTCGCTCTTGCAAGCGCATTCCAACGGTATTCCCGGCGTTTTCACGACGGATTTTCCAGCTAAACCGCCGGTTAAATTCGATTATACCGGAAATAATATTAGCAGGGGTCTGTTTCAGCCGGTTAAGGGTACTAAACTGTATAAACTCAAGTATGGAACGAGAGTTCAGATTGTGTTACAGGACACGAACATTGTTACGTCGGAGAATCATCCTATTCATCTTCATGGTTACGATTTCTACATTGTCGCTGAAGGGTTTGGTAACTTCAATCCCAAGAAAGATAATTCTAAGTTTAACCTTGTTGATCCTCCACTTAGAAACACTGTGGCTGTTCCTGTTAATGGATGGGCTGTTATCAGATTCGTGGCTGATAATCCTG GGGTTTGGTTGATGCATTGTCACTTAGATGTTCATATCAAATGGGGTCTTGGTATGGCGTTTTTGGTCGAGAATGGTGTTGGAGACTTGGAGACTCTTGAAGCTGCTCCTCATGATCTACCTGTTTGCTAG
- the LOC106419094 gene encoding peroxidase P7 isoform X1: MASNNLFIAILAIVVTLSLQGDNNNVVQAQLTTNFYSTSCPNLLSTVRSTVKSAVDSQPRTGASILRLFFHDCFVNGCDGSILLDDTSSFTGEQNANPNRNSARGFNVIDNIKTAVEAACPGVVSCADILAIAARDSVVLLGGPNWNVKVGRRDARTASQAAANNNIPAPTSSLSQLISSFSAVGLSTRDMVALSGAHTIGQSRCTNFRTRVYNETNINAAFATLRQRSCPRAAGSGDGNLAPLDVNSANTFDNSYFKNLVAQRGLLHSDQELFNGGSTDSIVTGYSNNPSSFSSDFTAAMIKMGDISPLTGSSGEIRKVCGRTN; this comes from the exons ATGGCTTCAAATAACCTTTTCATTGCCATTTTAGCTATCGTTGTAACACTCTCACTGCAAGGTGATAACAATAACGTCGTCCAAGCACAACTCACGACAAATTTTTACTCAACGTCTTGCCCTAATCTTCTCTCCACCGTCCGATCAACCGTTAAATCTGCCGTTGACAGCCAGCCTCGAACGGGTGCATCTATCCTCCGTCTCTTTTTCCACGATTGCTTCGTCAAC GGATGCGACGGTTCTATTCTACTAGATGACACATCAAGCTTTACGGGAGAACAAAACGCGAACCCAAACCGCAATTCTGCTCGTGGGTTTAATGTGATAGACAACATTAAAACAGCGGTTGAAGCAGCATGTCCCGGGGTTGTGTCTTGTGCTGATATCTTAGCCATCGCAGCTAGAGACTCTGTTGTACTC CTTGGAGGGCCAAACTGGAATGTGAAAGTAGGAAGAAGAGATGCGAGAACGGCGAGTCAAGCCGCAGCTAATAATAACATCCCAGCGCCAACTTCGAGCCTAAGCCAGCTTATTAGTAGTTTCAGCGCCGTTGGACTCTCCACCAGAGACATGGTTGCTCTCTCCG gtgcaCACACGATCGGACAATCACGTTGCACTAACTTCCGAACAAGAGTCTACAACGAGACAAATATCAACGCTGCCTTCGCCACCTTAAGACAGAGATCTTGTCCGAGAGCTGCCGGCTCCGGCGACGGAAACCTAGCTCCACTCGACGTCAACTCAGCGAATACTTTCGACAACAGCTACTTCAAGAACCTTGTGGCTCAGCGAGGTCTCCTACATTCCGACCAGGAGCTCTTCAACGGTGGTTCAACCGACTCCATAGTCACTGGATACAGCAACAACCCGTCGAGCTTTAGCTCAGACTTCACGGCGGCGATGATCAAGATGGGTGATATCAGCCCCTTGACCGGTAGTAGCGGCGAGATCAGGAAAGTTTGCGGGAGAACCAACTAA
- the LOC106419095 gene encoding abscisic acid receptor PYL5: protein MRSPVQLHHGSDATNGFHTLQTHDQTDGLIRRVCLTRGMHVPEHVAMHHTHDVGPDQCCSSVVQMIHAPPESVWALVRRFDNPKVYKNFIRQCRIVQGDGLHAGDLREVMVVSGLPAVSSTERLEILDEERHVISFSVVGGDHRLKNYRSVTTLHASDDEGTVVVESYIVDVPPGNTEEETVSFVDTIVRCNLQSLARSCTNRQ from the coding sequence atgagatCACCGGTGCAGCTCCATCACGGCTCGGACGCCACGAACGGCTTCCACACGCTGCAGACTCACGACCAAACCGATGGTCTGATCAGACGAGTATGTCTCACGCGCGGTATGCATGTGCCGGAGCACGTGGCGATGCACCACACACACGACGTGGGTCCGGACCAGTGCTGCTCCTCCGTGGTTCAGATGATCCACGCGCCTCCCGAGTCTGTCTGGGCCCTCGTGCGTCGTTTCGATAATCCTAAAGTGTACAAGAACTTCATCAGGCAGTGCCGTATCGTCCAGGGGGACGGGCTCCACGCCGGCGATCTCCGGGAGGTCATGGTTGTGTCCGGACTCCCGGCGGTGTCGAGCACCGAGAGGCTCGAGATCCTGGACGAGGAGCGTCACGTGATAAGCTTTAGCGTCGTGGGTGGGGACCACAGGCTAAAGAACTACCGATCGGTGACGACACTTCACGCGTCGGACGACGAAGGAACCGTGGTGGTCGAGTCTTACATCGTCGATGTGCCACCGGGAAACACGGAGGAGGAGACAGTTAGCTTCGTTGATACCATCGTCCGGTGCAACCTTCAGTCTCTGGCTAGAAGCTGTACCAACCGGCAATAA